tccccttttttcctccttcttcccttctgtacccccctactgaaaatctcaataaaatacacgttgaaaagaaaaactaagcaaaagcaaagcaatgcattgcatttgcaatgtcattcgccatgcgaatgactctagtaagtggtgttcggtagtttactaatagagccaattcattttcatgcgaatggcagcgttcgtacatttgaacattcgggagttttaggcgtaaattaaacgaaattacgaaatacagcattcaatgccatgttgttagagaaatgttcaacatttgaaacgaatggttttactgagttcggttgaagctattcggtatttagggattagggaacatagtgttatgaatatgaatgaattcatttggttcaattaaatgAACAAGCCGAATGAACGAACGAGTTTATCCGAAACGAAAATACTAACGAATATCGTACGAAAACGAATGAAAGAATTGACGAATTTCGGTTCTGACTAAACTACTTTATTTTTCGTACGAATACATTCGTACGAAACGAAAAGTTCTGAAATGCCCAAGTCTAGTGAACAATCATTACTCCAATTGACATGACCTGTAAAgcagtaatatttattatttaagatCTGTGTGTGAGCAGCTTTGAGTGATGACTGGGGGGCAAAAAGGGAATTGGGCTGTATTTcaatggtgctgccgtagagaccaaaattaaaattttttaaagaacagcacacacacaaaaatacagtttaaacttttacaaggctacttaaaatcataaGAACAAAAAGTGGATGGGTGGAGTGAGTGATATTGATTAAGTGCAGGCAAGCCTCTGTCTAAAGGTCACTCCCAACCTTTGTAAATATagaaaaccaaagtaaagaaaatatcAGTACAAAATAGCAGGGCGCCACAGACACTAATATTTACCAGCTTCGTATGAAATCTCTCAAAACAATAGAGAGGAAACTAGAGAAAATATAATTAGTAGAACAAATATACAATTCATTGAAAACAAAGATTAGAATAAAACAACATATGTTGAATGTTGGCACACAATCTCAGTGTGCAATTAACAATAATAAGCCTGAGTAGGCTTGGAACCCTTATGGCTAGCAGCTTTCCTACAGCACAGAATTCATAATACACAGAGCACTGAGCAAGTGTTAAAGTGCAGATCAAAGTAAAGGGTGCCCCAGATTCTTGTCAAAAAGCAGCTAGCACCCACTTTCCCTTCACAGCACGCCACAACATAGCACAGAATTAAAGTGCAAACAAACATAAAGTGCATAAAATCGTTCAGAATGTGCTTCCAAGACTGCTCACACCAAGTCTCAGGGTTCTCTCAGCAAGGCTCTTGGGGTTTCCAAGCCTACTCAAATTAAACACAAATTAATGTATGGTTTTGCAAGGGGGACATATAGGATGGATATGTCATTTTGTGCGTGTGGAGGGTGGCGTATCATTTGGCACCATGCCCATTCTTTGTGTATACTGGTGTCCAGCTTTCTGATTATTTCTGTGTCAGCATGGATTACGAGTAGTGAAGCACAAGCTTCAAATTGCATATGGAAGAAAAACATCTTAAAGAACCCTTGAGAGCCCATTAGTTACACAATGATGATTCCTATAACCATAGtatgcatagaaaaaaaaaaagtacatgagATTCAAATCAGGACTGTACTGTGGGATATGGGAGAGGTGGGCTGCCTGAATCAAGAGTATGAAGATGATTTTACACACTGTAAAGTGCAGCTTTGTATAGCAATTTTAgtaaaattattaattattaatgccATACGTACttgttttactctgtatatattgAAGATGAAGACGGCAAAATAAACAACATCAGCAGCAATTGTATTAGTCTAACATGGTATTCTGTTTATTAAAATCCAAAGAATATCAAGACTGTGTTTCaaaagttacatttcatcatcTCCCTAAGACACACTGTTGCATAACATGAAGACTCGAGATCCAATGTCAGTGTTAAATGTGGTTTTGgtaaagctacaatttctgtgcCGATTGTATTTTCTTTCTCTTCGTGTTGACTTCCCAATGAGAGTTCATAAGCCAATTTGAGAGGATATTTAAAAATTTGCCTGTAGCATCCAGGGAGATTTAGTTGCAAGGAACCAACTCGAAATTTACAGGTCTGTAGTCCATCTTTGGCCAGAGCATCTCTGTACCACTGTCCAACCTTATTAGCGGGATACGTAACACTGTGTCCAGGCATTGGGAGAACAACCTTCAAAAAGATTTCATAAATAACATTAGGAAGAAAGACAACATAAATAGTAGAGATCAACACAATGTATGTTTTAAgaggtttaaaaaaatgtaatggacGTATGCAATGACATAAAGAGAATCAGCTCTAGGACAATTCAATGGATTGAAGGTGATGTTCTGTCAGAAATGTATTAGacctgagaaagggaggttcttctgaaagcttgtcattaaaaaattctgttagtccaataaaaaaggtattacaagatactaattttatcgtttttttacatatacatatatatatatataggaacttTTGCACTCCTACCTCCAGCCAATGATACCGGGTGCTCAGCCACACTGtgatacaggaaacaaaacaaTTGGCAGCACTCCTGGATTTCCAATATCAAAATACTTTATTGTCAAGTCGATGTTTCAGTCCCTAATCCGGGacatatgtcctgatgaaagtcccggattagggactgaaacgtcgacttgataaTAAAGTATTTTGATATTGGAAATCCAGGAGTAATGCAaatctttgttttatatatatatatatatatatatatttatatatttatatgtgtataaagATTAAAGTTTACCCATTtaggaatgaaaaataaaaatgttattaatacacactttaaccccttaaggactaaacttctggaataaaagggaatcgtgattGAATatgtctgtcatgtgtccttaaggggttaaataggcacATCGGTGCCCTGTTGAACATGTGAGACAATTGTTGTGCAAATCTGATGCAAATCTCACTGAGAAGCATTATCTTAATACTCAACTAGTTCTGATACAGATATGTCATAGACAGAAAGGGTGCGGAAAAAAATGCAAAGTGTACATTTTCCTTTCTTTATCCCATTAATAAATTTGACATTATATAACACAGAGCTGTTATACTTCTAGGAGTttcataattaataaaaataaaagtcactTTATTAGTAACAGGTTACATTTTCTGCAAAGCAAGATTAAAATACAACTCACTTGACTCATGGTGTATGTTTTAgcctcctcttctgctgctgtaacAATATGaacctaaaagaaaacaaaaagtgttttttttagttgtagAAATAATGCAAAGACAAATGGCTTGGCAATCAATTATTTTTAGATGTAAACTTACTCTATCACTTAGTGAAGACTTCTCACTGGCATTTTGATCACGGATCACCAAATCTCCTTCCACAACCTTGGCACCATACAACTTAACCCTGAAGCATGCTGCTTCATTCCAGACCTTACTGCAGTAAGCATGGATGTAGAAGATGCGCATGGAGTGTGGGATACAGAGCCATCCACGGATACAGCCTTCATGGTTCATTCCATACCTATGTAGGGCACGGAGCAGCATTCTTTCACGAACTTTATAATTCGGCATTAGTGCAAGACTTCCTTTGGCATCCCCTGAAACCATTGAGACCATAATGAATTATTAATTACCAACATGtgacacatataaatatatggtCTCATGTGCACTGAAATGGGAAAGTGTGTATAATGtagatgagtatttcataaagatagaatcttcatgaaatactcatactgactgtgttgtctcagtatttttcctacgcctgacacttCTGGAAACTGGAAAGAGCTACCTCTGTATCAATCTCCCAGCCTTCACCAGTGATGGTacctatggaggatcccatgCTCTCGCGGGatgctccatagacctcaatgttgtactcttgcgcatgcatgaGCGTACAACAGTAACGTCAGTTTCTGGCACTGAAAAACAGGAGCAGAAGAGGAGCAGACGATAAAGATGGCGGCACTCGCAAGGAACAGGTTtatgtaagtaaataaaaaattttcCCTGCTCCCgctggccaccggaccaccagcggCGATGTTActgttgggggtctttgcaaattatgcacttTTGTCACTTTGCAAATTATGTCACTTTAATGAATTTTCCGTAAGGTTTTAATTGTAAGATGAAATGATGACGTACATTGATGGTGGTCTCAAAAAGCCCAGCTTGGCTTTATGGTTTTATACAGGTTACTTGATAATTGCTCCAAGGACACAAGCCGTCCGTGGAGTACTGTGCGAACACACATATTAAGTCTTATTTGAAACTCTTAAAGTACAGAAAATAGTGCATGACCCGGCATTCAAAGACACTAGTGCTAAACGATGTGTAAACATGTGTGCATAATTATGGACTACTTGGAGTATGTCAATCATACAGACaattaaatatatgcataatCACCAGAGacttgaaaataataataaaaaaaactactcaGTACAAAATGAGCATACTATGTCAAACACACAATTCCTGAACTTaatgaaaataagaaaaagtACATAATGTTCACAAAAGCTCTGTTGCGACAAACACAAAGTTCAGCATAATAATGTGGTTAGGTATGTTATAATATAAGCACAACTCAGAGGATGCATATTTTGGTAACTACCAATTCTGATCAATGTTTGTAGGAAGTGTTCTGGCCATCATGGAATATAAAGGACCGATAACAACACATTTATCACTACAAACAACTTGTGTTGCAAGAAGAATTATACTATGAGTTTTAGTAGGTcatatatatcaaaaatatacCCAAACTACTAAGTGTCCTTTAATAAACTTGTTTGAAACGGTTATTTCTAATATACATTCAACTTACCTGTTTCAACAAAATACTTTTTGGCCTTATTCACAGAATCCTCAGCAGCATCTGGGGTGAACAGCAATTTTACGGCCCTCTCCTAAGGGAatccaattatttttattttacttgttgGTTGATAACATTGTTAACATTTTTTATTCTAGCTTATTTTTCAAGGACAACTAAAGGCACCTGGGCCACttcatggtctgggtgcagtggtcctgtcattttagcccTGCGATGTAAAACATTGCTCATTAGTAGATACAAGGTTtgtattgcagggttaacacacctCTGGGCGCtgttttcctgacagccactagaggcactcctGCTGAATAACAGAGTCAAACTCGGTTATTCAATCAAATGCTACtcatagagagcatttgattggaacAGAGCTGTGATTTGCAGCACATGCGCACCAGCCTCCCAATGGgtaagcattggactggctgagataATCTCCTTAGCTGAGGAGATGGGGCAGCAGCAGCGAGATCTGCACACTGAGgtacataatgttttttttttttttgtaagcctTGCAGAGGAGTCCCAAACATCCAAATAGTGAGGAGAACACTATAGCTTAGGAATTGATGCTTGTTTTCCTAATggttttgtgttcctttaatactgaaAGCTGTAACATAGGTTTCTATATGCAATACACTCTAATCAACATTTAACGGAGgtaattactaaaaaaaacaacctttaaaCAAAATCAAGTGGTCAGACGTTCACAAATGTGTTGGTGCTCCCACTGGAGTATGgaaatgggattttttttattattataataagcaATAGTttatcacttgtgccattacagagagaatatattctgAAGCatttcagactgatcccacccgtaCAAGCAGCCCAGAACTGAAATGCCGGCAAGTTATCTCTGCACAAgatatacagcaaccccagacgactGTTTCGGCCTtttttgggcctcgtcagtgaggtgtagctgatacccctctaggcacagtgagcacagggttCACGTTTGTTTTACCCGTCTAACTTGGTGAGAGCCAAGCTAACGCATTGCAACAAAAAGAATATAAGAACTCTGAGAACGGACTTACAAACAGCAAAAAAGGTAAATAATCAGACAGATAGCTTAACAGACTGACAGGTGGGAAGACTGATAGACCTTACTTGATGAGAAAAACATGAGAACACCTAAAAATTCTATATTGCAATTATACTGGAAATCtatggaaaaacattttttcacacaaCAGGATCGAGGAATTTACCATTTCTTCTTTAAGCAAAGACAATCCAATGTCATGAGACTGTCCCTTTCCAAATCTCTGGGGTCCATAATAGTTTATAAAACCATTCATCTGaagatgaagaagaaaaaaaaaaaaaaattatatatctatctaatatatatatatatatagaggaatTTTCCACTGTTCGTAAGCTAAAAGCAGAACACTGAATACAGTATCAGGTTCCTTTTTATGAATATCACAGCAGGTAATGTTTAGAAAATGAATAGAATGTTCTCAAGGAGAACTGGAACGTAATTATATAAAAACAGCACTTTAACAGcaatgaaataataaaacaagTCTGGTTCTTGGAACATTCGTAAATCAATAGACATAATTTACAGCATGAAGACAAAAAAAAGCCTTTTACCTCTCCGGAGACACTTTCTTTATAACCATTGTCTGATACGTTATAgctttctattatatatatataaagacaatTGTGAGAAAACGGCCACCTTAGACATATGTATTTTTGGTTTCAATCATTTTTATAGGCATGCTCCAGTCAGCCGAGACACAAAAATGTTTACGATGGAAATGAGGCAAAATGAAACAGAATATTTTGTATGATAAGAACAGCACAAACTGCCTCCTCCCTGCCCCTCCCTTTCCCAACTAATATCTTTTTCATAGTGTGTTCACATTTTACTGAAACATAGATGGATAATGAGGATGCGAGGTATCATCATAATGCCAGCGACACGTTCACGGAACAGACTTTTGATGCAGCACATTGCTCCTGGGACTGCAACAATATCTtcccagtaccataaccactacacagtaCTGTAATATTTACAGTTTAAGCTACAGGAGAAACAGCTGGCATGCATTAGCCAAAGACATGGAATTATAAATTAGAACACAGGATAACCCACTTAACAGAAAGAAAACGCAAGCTGCCTTGTAGTGTTAGTGGAAGCACAGACTTTCTCTCTTCGCCATCTTAAATAAGTTCTGCCGTATTCTTATTAACAAAGGCTTGGgccaaataaagaatgaaaacacagtgtggtctattcactaaactgtgaattgtagtggattaaaaaacaaaattagaacATTGAAACCAAAACAGTGAGTTGGAAAGAAAATAAATTCACAACTCTAACTCAGCTATTCCCACATCTTGGCTAACTTGGCCTGAACTTTGtaatagatttttttgttttgccgCTGTTCGCTGATTAGTGAACAGACCCCACAGATAGATTCAGTAGGCAGTGTGAAGGTTGCCACGCGAGAGGAATCCACATACAATTTACCTTCACGTTGCAAATTGCTTCTTCAATTCTCAGTTGGACATCGGTTAAAGAGTCATTGCTGTGATTTGATACATCTCTCACAACAATACTGAAATGATTTCCAGTCAACTGGCCAAGTCGCAACGGTTGGGTTACAGGgtgtatattgtacattttcATTCCTTTTCTTCGGATTGAGCTTTCAACTGTTCGTAAGCTAAAACAAGAACATTGTGACAGGTTCACTGATTACAGTATCAGGTTCCTTTTTATGAATATCACAGCAGGTAATGTTTAGAAAATGAATAGAGTGTTCTCAAGCAGAACTGgaacataattatataaaaacagCACTTTAACGGcaatgaaataataaaacaagTCTGGTTCTTGGAACATTCGCAAATCAAAATACATAATTTACAGcatgaagacaaaaaaaaaaaagagcctttTACCTCTCCGGAGACACTTTCTTTACAACCATTGTCTGATACGTTATAGCTTTCTTATCTTTGATTCCTGCATAAGAGAAGTCTGAAGGCAGAATGCCTAATAAAGTCGACAAATAGCTTATGGCTTCCAGTGTCTCCAAGTTTTCTTTTTGAAGAGTGAATGCTAAAACAAAAAACCACATATTACTGAAGAACAAGAAAATTAAGATATCAAATTCTCCTTCTCACTTGCTGCTCAGCATCCACAAGTATTTGGGTGGATAATGGGCAGCAATGTGGGGAGCTTCCTTAATTGCCTGTACTGGTAATATTTGGATCTATGCAGAATACATAttgtttatttaaaggaacactatagggtcatgaaccatatagtgttaaaacaaccattTAGATTGCTTACCCCACCAtaacattgtgcagcactaacccaggaagcCCCCCTAGTGGCCATCTGGGTGACTGAAGTGCTTATTactcagtaatgtaaacactgccttttacctgaaacacaatgtttacattaaatagCATGTAGGGACattctatagacaccagaaccattaagcggttgttgttctggtgactatagtgtccctttaagcctcaaaacattttaataatgaaATATGTAGTAACGTGGTATGATATTAAAGCCTAATGTTAAAATGTTCCTGAAAACAACCAAGTTGAGTACATTTTAACAAACACAGTTGGTATAATATTGATAACCCAAACCCACTCAACAAAAAAGTCCAAAACTTTAACAAATATTGAAAAAGTAATGCAGCAGGTGTGCATCTTCAACTGTTTctggactacaattcccatgattctctCGCAGCCTGTGTCATATAAAGAATGATGAGAGTTGTATTCCAAGAACATGCTTGTTGTGAAGTAAGTAAATTCTTACCGGTGTACACACTGTGTATATCAACCTCTTCTGTTCTGTGTCTCTTTACGGATGGGCATTTTCTCTCTCTAAATCGAACAGTTATGGTCGCCATTTGTAACCCATTATCATCTTTTTCTGAAAAAGATTTAGTTTCTAAGAGTTTTCCAAATTTCTTATTGATAAAGTGATGTACACAGGTCCTGTGTTCTTTACAGCTGTCCGGTTGAAATGTAAATCTAGAATTTTCGACTTTTGCATCtaagaatgtaaaaaaatcatCGGCCTCTTCTTCAGATGTCAGCTGGCAAAGTTCTTGGTAATCCAAGTTTGGTTTAACCAGAAGCTCTGTACTTTTCGTAAATGTTATGAGAAAAGGGAATGTTTGCCGAACAGCACTGTGTATGTTGGCCCTTTCACTTTTATCTGGAAAAAGGCCCAAAGAAAGTTCTTGATGATCAGCCTCAGAGAGTTGTGCTTTCCAAGCTGATTTTATAGAATCTGCAAAGAGGTTTAAAGATTCCAGAACCATAACATTAAAGTGATAGTGGAGAGCATTGCTGGTTAAATCCTTCATTTCCTCACTTGCTACCTCTGACAAGTCACTGATGGAACCACTAACACTTGCACTGCTGTCGTGCAGGTCTCGTAAGTTGGTGCGTTGCTTTTTCACATTGTTTTGGGCAGTCGTCATCTCATTACTGCAAGCTTGCATTTGTTTTTCAGTTTCTTTAGAGGAGTCTCTGGTAACCAACTCTCCAGACTCATCAATCTCTGTTACAACAAAGTCAACAGGCGCATTTTTGATGGTTCCATAAAACCCAATATGATCACTTACGTAGCAAAGAGTATCCAGAAATGTGGAATATTGGGCCTCTTTCTCCATTTTAGAAGTCTACTTCCTGCAAAACAATAAGCAACATTGTTAGTAATACAATCATCATTGTACAAAACCTCATTAAGAACATCAAGTATTGTAAACCTCTCTGTCCCCTCTCTCccagtcttttttattttcacacaTTGTCTATCTACTCCTGTCTGACCCACTCATCTTTGGTCCTTGCAACCCACCACCTTTTGTTCCCTAGTCTCTTTACCTACTATTTCTCTGCAAATCTTTGTACCCTATCGCTGTAATTTAAAACcacttattatttataaatcgGCAAAAATACCGTAGCActctacaataggtggactacAGTTGGACTCACAGTAACAgatggtgttgagggccctgctcaaacaagcttagattgtagagggagtggggtaaagcgaCACAAGAGGAAAGGGTAAAATGCATTTCATGTAGGGAAAAGTAGGTTACTAGCTAGGTTTACAATGAAAAGTTAGTTTATTAGATGACAAAGTTGCACAAAAGGAAGCAGGGCGGATTACCTAGGTACGGTGTGGGAAAGCTACTAATAGTTTAATTGATTTGCGCTCCTAAAGAAGtgaggtttttttaaaaaaaatggaatggagaCTGAGTGAGAGTCTAAAggagcagggaagggagttccataggaacagtGCGGCCCTAGAGATGTCTTGACTGTGGGCGTCAAAGCTTTGAGTACAGAGGATAGACACAGGTCTTCGGCAGACAGTAGGGGCCTGGActtgacatacttgtgtataagtgaGGGTAGGTAGGAGCAGTGttttgtagagatttgtaagcaatacAGTACCAGAATTCTAAATAGAGTCCTAGCTTTTATGGGAAACAACCCGTCACCTCCTTTTTCTTCATCAATATCTATTTCACCACTAGCACGCTCTTCTTCTcccatttgctttttttttttacccttcttCACCAGTCTATCTAAACATTCGCTTTTTTAATTCCTCATCTCTGTCCTAAACATTTTTGTCTCTCAGTCCCCCTCCCCATCCTACCTTGTATTTCATCTCTACTCTGCAACCCTCCCTAATATAGAGAAGTATGAAACTGGTGTCTTTACTTCACCACTAATTGTGCTTTGCTCTCAACCAACTatatcccccccccaaaaaacaagaaaatccaccatagacataaaataataataataataataataaaaaacacatgattgtctctctttttaaaaaatgtaattttagtcCCAAGTGTTTCTTGGCAGGATATTGCCCTGCAGGCATTGTAAGACATTACATGGATACAATGTATTCCCCAGCTGTGACTGTGTCAGTTCTGGCAGACCTGCATTCCCAGTGCCAGACAGAATTCCCATTAGAACGCTGTCTGTGTGTTACTGGGAAGCCCTCAGCCCCTCACATGTCTATGAGTCCTGGAACCAATGCAGCTCCCCATCCACATGGAACAGACCTTACACAGGGACTTCCGCCCTCACTCCAAAGAGAACATCCGGTAGTCTCTATTAACCAATCATAGCACGCCGCTCTTGACGTCACGGACCACCCCCTTAAAGATACAGGTCAGGTTTG
This Pelobates fuscus isolate aPelFus1 chromosome 3, aPelFus1.pri, whole genome shotgun sequence DNA region includes the following protein-coding sequences:
- the PUS7L gene encoding pseudouridylate synthase PUS7L; the protein is MEKEAQYSTFLDTLCYVSDHIGFYGTIKNAPVDFVVTEIDESGELVTRDSSKETEKQMQACSNEMTTAQNNVKKQRTNLRDLHDSSASVSGSISDLSEVASEEMKDLTSNALHYHFNVMVLESLNLFADSIKSAWKAQLSEADHQELSLGLFPDKSERANIHSAVRQTFPFLITFTKSTELLVKPNLDYQELCQLTSEEEADDFFTFLDAKVENSRFTFQPDSCKEHRTCVHHFINKKFGKLLETKSFSEKDDNGLQMATITVRFRERKCPSVKRHRTEEVDIHSVYTAFTLQKENLETLEAISYLSTLLGILPSDFSYAGIKDKKAITYQTMVVKKVSPESLRTVESSIRRKGMKMYNIHPVTQPLRLGQLTGNHFSIVVRDVSNHSNDSLTDVQLRIEEAICNVKMNGFINYYGPQRFGKGQSHDIGLSLLKEEMERAVKLLFTPDAAEDSVNKAKKYFVETGDAKGSLALMPNYKVRERMLLRALHRYGMNHEGCIRGWLCIPHSMRIFYIHAYCSKVWNEAACFRVKLYGAKVVEGDLVIRDQNASEKSSLSDRVHIVTAAEEEAKTYTMSQVVLPMPGHSVTYPANKVGQWYRDALAKDGLQTCKFRVGSLQLNLPGCYRQIFKYPLKLAYELSLGSQHEEKENTIGTEIVALPKPHLTLTLDLESSCYATVCLREMMKCNF